From a region of the Nitrospiria bacterium genome:
- the leuB gene encoding 3-isopropylmalate dehydrogenase — protein sequence LVVRELTGGIYFGEPRGVKPYRNEERGINTEVYTTKEIARIAKTAFEAARKRRRKVVSVDKANVLESSALWRRVVIDVHKNYPDVELSHLYVDNCAMQLVRNPRQFDVIVTTNLFGDILSDEAAMLTGSIGMLPSASLGGRTAMYEPIHGSAPDIAGQDKANPLATILSAAMMLAYSFGQEKAADEIEGAVLGVLDRGYRTADIAAPGTQLVGTKEMGEWVVKQLMKA from the coding sequence CTGGTCGTCCGGGAGCTGACCGGGGGAATTTATTTCGGAGAGCCGCGGGGCGTCAAGCCTTACCGCAATGAAGAGCGGGGCATCAACACCGAGGTTTACACGACGAAAGAGATCGCGCGCATCGCCAAGACGGCCTTCGAGGCCGCGCGCAAGCGCCGCCGGAAGGTCGTCTCGGTGGACAAGGCCAACGTGCTGGAATCCTCGGCGCTCTGGCGCCGGGTGGTGATCGACGTTCATAAAAATTATCCGGACGTCGAACTGTCGCATCTTTACGTCGACAACTGCGCGATGCAGTTGGTCCGCAATCCGAGGCAATTCGATGTCATCGTCACGACCAACCTGTTCGGCGACATCTTAAGCGACGAGGCCGCGATGCTGACCGGCTCGATCGGGATGCTGCCCTCGGCCAGCCTCGGCGGCCGCACGGCGATGTACGAGCCGATTCACGGCAGCGCGCCGGACATCGCCGGGCAGGACAAGGCGAACCCGCTCGCCACCATCCTGTCGGCCGCGATGATGCTCGCCTATTCCTTCGGGCAGGAAAAGGCGGCGGACGAGATCGAAGGGGCCGTGCTCGGCGTTCTGGACCGGGGCTACCGCACCGCGGACATCGCCGCGCCCGGGACCCAGCTCGTCGGCACGAAAGAGATGGGCGAATGGGTCGTCAAGCAACTCATGAAGGCGTGA